A window from Trinickia violacea encodes these proteins:
- a CDS encoding histidine phosphatase family protein — translation MAELYLVRHGQASFGAENYDELSPSGRTQSHWLGEYFAQAKLRFDRVVIGTMRRHRQTADAILDAMEGPQAEIAPDAGLNEYDFQALFAALGEADLAPGMTAASSKKDFYKGLKHVLQLWADDRLPGCVPETWRQFQARVERARSDIQRSGGRCVLVVSSGGPIAVTAQQVLQAPDAAAIALNMQIRNSSVCQYVFNESAMSLVSLNGVPHLERADRHEFVTYG, via the coding sequence ATGGCAGAACTCTATCTCGTACGGCATGGCCAGGCGTCGTTCGGCGCCGAAAACTATGACGAGCTCTCACCTTCCGGGCGTACCCAATCGCATTGGCTGGGCGAGTACTTTGCGCAGGCGAAGTTGCGATTCGATCGCGTGGTCATTGGAACGATGCGGCGGCATCGGCAGACCGCCGACGCCATTCTCGACGCCATGGAGGGGCCGCAAGCGGAGATCGCGCCAGACGCGGGCTTGAACGAGTACGACTTCCAGGCGTTGTTCGCGGCGCTCGGTGAAGCGGACTTGGCACCGGGTATGACGGCCGCAAGCTCAAAGAAGGACTTCTACAAAGGGCTCAAGCACGTGCTTCAGCTTTGGGCCGACGACCGATTGCCGGGCTGCGTTCCGGAGACATGGCGGCAGTTCCAGGCGCGCGTCGAGCGTGCGCGCAGCGACATCCAGCGCAGCGGCGGCAGGTGTGTTCTCGTGGTGAGTTCCGGTGGCCCGATCGCGGTCACGGCGCAACAGGTTCTGCAGGCGCCCGATGCCGCCGCGATTGCACTGAACATGCAGATTCGGAACAGCAGCGTTTGCCAGTATGTCTTTAACGAAAGCGCGATGTCGCTCGTCAGCCTCAATGGCGTGCCACATCTCGAACGCGCCGACCGGCATGAATTCGTCACTTACGGCTGA
- a CDS encoding thiamine pyrophosphate-dependent enzyme: MKVAEIIVEVLEQAGVKRCYGIVGDTLNLFAENLERSSIEWVHVRHEEAGAFAAGAEANFTHNLTACAGSCGPGSLHFINGLYEANRNRAPVVLIASQVTMSEMGFEFIQEVDFKSVFKECSVFCDMILTADQARKKTVMACQAALAKRGVAVLIVPVDISHGEVSDDFPYRVHHSRPTVRPSDAEIDEIARTLNAGKKIAIYAGSGCEGALDEIVAVADRLKAPIAHTSRAKCFLEPGNPYNIGMTGILGNEAGYNALLECDTLLLLGADFAWRQFYPDSAKIVQIDLDPTHLGRRHHITLGAVGDIQPTLEALLPLLERKEDASFQEKYVQRYTDTMASTKKQLVPGHNDSIPGSYLTSLIDEYAADDALFCADDGSPIVWALRLLQANGKREIFGSLLHGTMATALPSALGIQKAAPGRQVIAMCGDGGITMLFGELLTAIQEEVPIKIVVFNNGKLGFVEIEQKSEGMLDTFTKLKNPDFGKVAAAIGLWGKRVQHASELPAAIQEWLAQPGPALLDVLTNPLELVKPPFFEAKPVIGMALYSVRAVLSGRGADVLEMVRENFL; encoded by the coding sequence ATGAAAGTCGCAGAGATCATCGTCGAGGTTCTCGAGCAAGCGGGCGTCAAGCGCTGCTACGGCATCGTAGGCGATACGCTCAATCTCTTTGCCGAGAACCTGGAGCGCAGTTCCATCGAGTGGGTCCATGTGCGCCATGAGGAGGCCGGCGCCTTCGCCGCGGGCGCGGAGGCGAACTTCACCCACAACCTGACGGCGTGCGCGGGCAGTTGCGGCCCGGGCAGCCTGCACTTCATCAACGGCTTGTATGAGGCGAACCGCAATCGCGCCCCTGTCGTCTTGATCGCGAGTCAGGTGACGATGAGCGAGATGGGTTTCGAGTTCATTCAGGAGGTGGACTTCAAGTCAGTGTTCAAAGAATGTTCCGTGTTCTGCGACATGATCCTGACGGCCGATCAAGCCAGGAAGAAGACCGTGATGGCGTGCCAGGCCGCCTTGGCCAAGCGAGGCGTCGCCGTGCTGATCGTGCCGGTCGACATCTCCCACGGCGAAGTGTCCGACGATTTTCCGTATCGCGTTCACCATAGCCGCCCGACTGTCCGCCCGAGCGACGCGGAGATCGACGAGATCGCGCGGACCCTCAACGCCGGCAAGAAAATCGCGATCTATGCGGGGTCCGGCTGCGAGGGCGCGCTCGACGAAATCGTGGCGGTCGCCGACCGCCTCAAGGCGCCGATCGCCCACACGTCTCGCGCCAAATGTTTTCTCGAGCCGGGCAATCCCTACAACATCGGCATGACGGGCATCCTCGGGAACGAGGCCGGCTATAACGCGCTGCTCGAATGCGACACCCTGCTCTTGCTCGGCGCCGACTTTGCGTGGCGTCAGTTCTACCCCGACTCGGCCAAGATCGTTCAGATCGATCTCGACCCCACGCATTTGGGCCGGCGCCATCACATCACGCTAGGCGCGGTCGGCGACATTCAACCCACTCTGGAGGCGTTGCTGCCGCTCCTCGAACGCAAGGAGGACGCCTCGTTTCAGGAGAAATACGTTCAGCGCTACACCGACACGATGGCGTCGACAAAAAAGCAGCTCGTGCCCGGACACAACGACAGCATTCCCGGCTCGTATCTGACGTCGCTGATCGACGAATACGCCGCCGATGACGCGCTCTTTTGCGCAGACGACGGCTCGCCGATCGTGTGGGCGCTCCGCTTGCTCCAGGCCAACGGAAAACGCGAGATCTTCGGCAGCCTTCTGCACGGCACCATGGCGACCGCCCTCCCGAGCGCGCTAGGCATCCAAAAGGCGGCGCCCGGCCGCCAGGTCATCGCCATGTGCGGCGACGGCGGCATTACGATGCTCTTCGGCGAGCTGCTCACCGCGATCCAGGAAGAGGTGCCGATCAAGATCGTCGTGTTCAACAACGGCAAGCTCGGCTTTGTGGAAATCGAGCAGAAGTCCGAGGGCATGCTCGACACGTTCACCAAGCTCAAGAATCCGGACTTCGGCAAGGTGGCCGCCGCCATTGGCCTCTGGGGGAAACGCGTACAACACGCGTCCGAGCTGCCGGCGGCCATCCAGGAGTGGCTGGCCCAACCCGGCCCCGCGCTGCTCGACGTCCTCACCAATCCGCTCGAACTGGTCAAGCCGCCGTTCTTCGAAGCGAAGCCCGTGATCGGCATGGCGCTGTACTCCGTTCGCGCGGTGCTGAGCGGCCGCGGGGCCGATGTGCTGGAAATGGTGCGTGAAAATTTTCTTTGA
- a CDS encoding SDR family oxidoreductase — translation MTTNLFDLKGKIALVTGASRGIGEEIAKLLAEQGAHVIVASRKLEDCEAVAREIQEAGGSAEAQPCHVGRLEDILAIFQHIRARHGRLDILVNNAATNPYYGHILDTDLTAFEKTVEVNLRGYFFMSVEGGKLMRENGGGAIVNTASVNALQPGDKQGIYSITKAAVVNMTKAFAKECGPLGIRVNALLPGLTKTKFAGALFADQATYEHWMSRIPLRRHAEPREMAGTVLYLVSDASSYTNGECIVVDGGLTI, via the coding sequence TTGACGACTAATTTGTTCGACCTGAAGGGGAAGATTGCTTTGGTGACGGGCGCGAGCCGCGGTATCGGCGAGGAAATCGCCAAGCTGCTCGCCGAACAGGGCGCGCATGTGATCGTGGCGAGCCGCAAGCTCGAGGATTGCGAAGCCGTGGCGCGCGAGATCCAAGAGGCGGGCGGAAGCGCCGAAGCGCAGCCGTGCCATGTCGGGCGCCTCGAGGACATCCTCGCGATCTTCCAGCACATTCGTGCACGGCATGGCCGCCTGGACATTCTCGTCAACAACGCAGCGACGAATCCGTATTACGGCCACATTCTCGATACCGATCTGACGGCATTCGAAAAGACCGTTGAGGTGAACCTGCGCGGGTACTTCTTCATGTCCGTGGAAGGGGGCAAGCTGATGCGGGAGAACGGCGGCGGCGCGATCGTCAACACGGCTTCGGTGAACGCATTGCAGCCAGGCGACAAGCAGGGGATCTATTCGATCACGAAAGCCGCTGTCGTCAACATGACGAAGGCATTCGCGAAGGAGTGCGGGCCGTTGGGAATACGCGTGAATGCGTTGCTTCCCGGCTTGACCAAAACCAAATTCGCGGGGGCGCTGTTCGCCGATCAGGCCACGTATGAACACTGGATGTCCCGCATTCCGCTGCGGCGTCACGCGGAACCGCGCGAGATGGCGGGGACGGTGCTTTATCTCGTGTCCGACGCCTCGAGCTACACCAATGGCGAGTGCATCGTCGTCGACGGCGGACTGACGATCTAG
- a CDS encoding phosphotransferase: MNASLQFDIEALTRYLTAHVPGFRGPMSVEKFAGGQSNPTFLLNAQSGRYVLRRQPPGTLLKSAHAVDREFRVLSALSRTPVPVARAYHLCEDRDVIGSLFYVMSYEDGRIFWNPALPEVPVEKRGDIFDALLGTMAALHDVDIDEAGLSDYGRPGNYFERQIDVWTKQYRAAQTDDLEAMESLIEWLPVHCPEETGKPSLVHGDFRIDNLIFMHDAPRVRAVLDWELSTLGNPLADIAYFCMCLRLPPGGHIAGLGGLDRRALGVPDEAAIVERYCELRGMSSIENWNFYLAFGFFRLAAIAQGVKKRALSGNASNEKARQVGEMAGALAKMGVDLI, encoded by the coding sequence ATGAACGCCAGCCTTCAATTCGACATCGAAGCACTCACGCGTTATCTGACCGCGCACGTGCCCGGGTTTCGAGGCCCGATGTCCGTCGAGAAATTTGCCGGCGGACAATCCAACCCGACGTTTCTCTTGAATGCGCAAAGCGGCCGCTACGTGCTGAGGCGTCAACCTCCCGGCACGCTGCTCAAGTCCGCGCATGCCGTCGATCGCGAGTTTCGCGTGCTGTCGGCACTGAGCCGTACACCTGTGCCTGTCGCCCGTGCCTATCACCTGTGCGAAGACCGCGACGTCATCGGCAGCCTGTTTTACGTCATGAGCTACGAAGACGGGCGCATCTTCTGGAATCCGGCTCTGCCCGAAGTGCCTGTCGAGAAGCGTGGTGACATCTTTGACGCCCTGCTCGGCACGATGGCGGCGCTCCACGACGTCGATATCGACGAAGCCGGCTTGTCGGACTACGGCCGGCCCGGCAACTATTTCGAGCGTCAAATCGACGTCTGGACCAAGCAATATCGCGCCGCGCAGACGGATGATCTGGAGGCCATGGAGTCGCTGATCGAGTGGCTGCCTGTCCACTGCCCGGAGGAGACAGGAAAGCCGTCGCTCGTGCATGGCGACTTCCGTATCGATAACCTCATCTTCATGCACGATGCGCCGCGAGTTCGCGCGGTGCTCGATTGGGAGCTGTCCACGCTCGGCAATCCGCTCGCTGACATCGCGTACTTCTGCATGTGTTTGCGACTGCCGCCCGGGGGACATATCGCCGGGCTCGGTGGATTGGACCGAAGGGCGTTGGGGGTGCCGGACGAGGCGGCGATCGTCGAGCGCTACTGCGAGCTGCGGGGCATGTCGTCGATCGAGAACTGGAATTTTTACCTGGCGTTCGGTTTCTTCCGGCTCGCCGCGATCGCGCAGGGGGTAAAGAAACGCGCTTTGAGCGGTAACGCATCGAATGAAAAGGCGAGACAGGTGGGGGAGATGGCTGGAGCGCTGGCAAAGATGGGTGTGGACCTGATCTGA
- a CDS encoding LysR family transcriptional regulator: MPLSKVDLNLFVVFEAVYRTRNLTRAAEMLFITQPAVSNALARMRKAFDDPLFVSTSSGMIPTPVSENIIGRVREALQLLDSSTHVGGLFDPATSERTFRLSMTDLTEALLLPALQEVLQRLAPGMRIESYFTTRREVPEALASGAVNLAIDAPLIDDPYLEQEPLGRDRYACMLRHGHPYTKKKLTIDDYLGFGHVHVSSRPQGTGLVDAELNKMGLRRSIQTRVQHYLVAPLIAMRTDLVLTAPLVLLQRYDARILELPFDLPDLETHCYWHRSVTGDPAHRWLREQIGRLMREKNR, translated from the coding sequence ATGCCTCTGTCAAAGGTCGATCTGAATCTGTTCGTTGTCTTCGAAGCGGTCTATAGAACGCGAAACCTGACACGCGCGGCCGAGATGCTGTTCATCACTCAGCCAGCTGTCAGCAACGCGCTGGCGCGGATGCGCAAAGCGTTCGACGATCCGCTCTTTGTCAGCACATCGAGCGGCATGATCCCGACTCCGGTTTCGGAGAACATCATCGGCCGGGTGCGCGAGGCGCTGCAGTTGCTCGATTCGAGCACGCACGTGGGAGGACTTTTCGACCCCGCCACCTCCGAGCGCACGTTTCGGCTCAGCATGACCGACCTCACGGAAGCGCTCCTGCTGCCGGCCTTGCAGGAGGTGCTGCAGCGGCTCGCGCCCGGCATGCGCATCGAAAGCTACTTCACGACGCGTCGAGAGGTGCCCGAAGCGCTGGCCAGCGGCGCGGTCAATCTGGCGATCGACGCGCCATTGATCGATGACCCCTACCTCGAACAAGAGCCGCTGGGCCGCGACCGCTACGCCTGCATGCTGCGCCACGGCCATCCGTACACCAAGAAAAAGCTGACGATCGACGACTACCTCGGGTTCGGTCATGTCCATGTTTCGAGCCGCCCGCAAGGAACGGGTCTCGTCGACGCCGAACTGAACAAGATGGGCCTGAGGCGATCGATTCAGACACGGGTTCAACACTATCTGGTCGCCCCGTTGATCGCGATGCGAACCGATCTCGTCCTCACGGCTCCCCTGGTGCTGCTGCAGCGGTATGACGCGCGTATCCTCGAACTGCCGTTCGATCTCCCGGATCTCGAGACGCATTGCTACTGGCATCGAAGCGTGACGGGAGACCCGGCTCATCGTTGGCTGCGCGAGCAGATTGGGCGTCTCATGCGGGAAAAGAACCGGTAG